Proteins from a single region of Equus asinus isolate D_3611 breed Donkey chromosome 17, EquAss-T2T_v2, whole genome shotgun sequence:
- the LOC139040947 gene encoding olfactory receptor 5D14-like, with the protein MVARNMSVETSFALLGLTGFPEVQISLFLVFLIMYVMTVVGNLGMIIIIKINPKFHTPMYFFLSHISFLYFCYSSTVTPKLLENLVMADTSIFYSSCMLPYFMSCTAVVTESFSLTLMTYDRFAAICSPLLYTVAMSQSLCPLLVAGSYLWGMFSPLVLLCYTLQLNFCRHNIINHCFCDYTVLIAVLSSDIHIPHLLLFGFATFNEVSTLLIVLASYIFIFVTVLNISSSSRCCKAFSTCASHLTTMIIFCGTILSLYCVPNSRNCQQTFKGVSVFYTVVNPMLNPLT; encoded by the coding sequence atggttgcaagAAATATGAGTGTGGAGACAAGCTTTGCCCTCTTGGGTCTCACAGGTTTCCCAGAGgttcaaatttctctcttccttgtgtTTCTGATCATGTATGTTATGACTGTAGTAGGAAATCTTGGGATGATAATAATCATCAAGATTAACCCAAAATttcacactcccatgtactttttccttagccacatttcttttctttatttttgttactcTTCCACTGTTACTCCAAAGCTGCTTGAGAACCTGGTCATGGCTGATACAAGTATCTTCTACTCTAGCTGCATGTTGCCGTACTTCATGTCCTGCACTGCTGTGGTGACTGAGTCCTTCTCACTGACACTGATGACCTATGACCGCTTTGCGGCCATCTGTAGTCCTCTGCTTTATACAGTAGCCATGTCACAAAGTCTCTGTCCCCTGCTGGTGGCTGGGTCATATCTATGGGGTATGTTTAGCCCCTTAGTACTCCTATGCTATACTCTCCAGCTAAACTTTTGTAGACATAACATAATCAACCACTGTTTCTGTGACTATACTGTTCTCATTGCTGTCTTGAGCTCTGATATACACATTCCCCACCTACTGCTCTTTGGTTTTGCTACCTTCAATGAGGTGAGTACACTACTCATTGTCCTTGcttcatacatatttatttttgtgactgTACTAAACATAAGTTCTTCTAGCAGGTGTtgcaaagccttctccacctgtgcctcccacctgaCCACCATGATCATCTTCTGTGGGACCATCCTTTCCCTCTACTGTGTGCCCAACTCCAGAAACTGTCAGCAAACTTTCAAAGGGGTCTCTGTATTTTACACGGTGGTCAACCCCATGTTGAACCCGCTAACTTAA